Proteins from a genomic interval of Rhizobium etli CFN 42:
- the pdxA gene encoding 4-hydroxythreonine-4-phosphate dehydrogenase PdxA gives MAIPFSRPLALSQGDPAGIGPDITLMAWLRRRELGLPPFFLIGDRDVLTLRARQLNLAVSIREIDTVGKATGIFADALPVMSVPAGIEVVAGEPHVATAKGTIAAIEKAVSLVIGGEALAVVTNPIAKAVLYEAGFRFPGHTEFLADLAARATGRLVTPVMMLSGPKLRAIPVTIHIPVRDVPQALTGDLIVETCRIADADLRQRFGIDAPRLALAGLNPHAGEGGAIGTEDEDIIRPSIEQLRDEGIDAIGPLPADTMFHDEARARYDVAICMYHDQALIPAKALGFDDSVNVTLGLPFVRTSPDHGTAFGIAGKGLAREQSLVAALKLAAQLGRTWESRR, from the coding sequence ATGGCGATACCCTTTTCACGACCGCTTGCGCTGAGCCAGGGCGATCCCGCCGGCATCGGACCGGATATCACCCTGATGGCATGGCTGCGGCGGCGTGAACTCGGGCTTCCGCCTTTTTTCCTGATCGGCGATCGGGATGTCCTGACCCTGCGGGCCCGCCAGCTCAATCTGGCGGTTTCCATTCGTGAGATCGACACGGTCGGCAAGGCCACCGGCATATTTGCCGATGCGCTGCCTGTCATGAGCGTCCCGGCCGGCATTGAGGTAGTGGCCGGCGAGCCGCATGTGGCAACGGCGAAGGGCACGATCGCGGCAATCGAGAAAGCAGTCTCGCTTGTCATCGGCGGCGAGGCACTCGCGGTTGTCACCAATCCGATCGCCAAGGCCGTGCTCTACGAGGCGGGTTTCCGGTTTCCCGGCCATACCGAATTTCTCGCCGATCTTGCCGCCAGGGCGACCGGCAGGCTGGTGACGCCGGTCATGATGTTGTCGGGACCGAAACTCAGGGCCATTCCCGTTACCATCCACATTCCTGTCCGCGACGTGCCACAAGCGCTGACCGGCGACCTGATCGTCGAAACCTGCCGGATCGCCGATGCGGATCTCAGGCAGCGCTTTGGAATCGACGCGCCACGGCTTGCCCTCGCCGGCCTCAACCCGCATGCGGGTGAAGGCGGAGCGATCGGCACGGAGGATGAGGACATCATCCGCCCGTCGATCGAGCAGCTGCGTGACGAGGGTATCGATGCGATCGGCCCCCTGCCCGCCGATACGATGTTCCATGACGAGGCGCGGGCGCGATATGATGTCGCCATCTGCATGTATCACGATCAGGCGCTGATCCCCGCCAAGGCTCTCGGTTTCGACGACAGCGTCAACGTCACGCTCGGACTTCCCTTCGTGCGAACCTCGCCGGATCACGGCACCGCTTTCGGCATCGCCGGCAAGGGACTGGCGCGTGAGCAGAGCCTGGTTGCAGCACTGAAGCTTGCCGCCCAGCTCGGCCGCACTTGGGAAAGCCGCCGCTGA
- the lptG gene encoding LPS export ABC transporter permease LptG produces the protein MMFGTLSRYFFRRYLATTGWFLIGASAIAFLLDFSETAGRMSGLPGYTIGGGIVMTAVRLPLILQQTIPFVALFVGMTVLIGLNRKYELVVTRAAGISVWQFMFPFIAGSLVLGVLTTTALNPLAAWGQRQALLVESDWRGENAVLRKAPQIPWLRQISGRDDVIIGAQTVQENGTKLIDAVLIHFDSSGRVILRQDAATAKLEDGYWQLNGVVERKPGEIPLRKASVQLRTNLKQDFVQERLTAPETIGFFDLSNRIAAAKSFGISTKALETQFNSLLSQPLLLVAMTLIAATVSLKFSRFNQSRSVILGGILSGFMLYVITVLVKAFGSSGVVPPFVATWIPVVVALALGATILLHQEDG, from the coding sequence ATGATGTTCGGGACATTGTCGCGTTATTTCTTTCGCCGCTACCTGGCGACGACGGGCTGGTTTCTGATCGGCGCGTCGGCGATCGCCTTTCTTCTTGATTTCAGCGAGACTGCGGGACGTATGTCCGGCCTGCCCGGCTACACGATCGGGGGCGGCATCGTAATGACCGCCGTACGGCTGCCCCTCATCCTGCAGCAGACAATCCCCTTCGTTGCGCTCTTCGTCGGCATGACGGTGCTGATCGGGCTCAATCGCAAATATGAGCTCGTCGTCACCCGCGCAGCCGGCATTTCGGTCTGGCAGTTCATGTTTCCCTTCATCGCCGGCTCATTGGTGCTCGGCGTATTGACGACGACGGCGCTTAACCCGCTTGCCGCCTGGGGACAGCGCCAGGCGCTGCTGGTCGAGTCCGACTGGCGCGGCGAAAACGCGGTTCTGCGCAAGGCGCCACAGATTCCGTGGCTGCGCCAGATCAGCGGCCGCGACGATGTCATCATCGGCGCCCAGACGGTCCAGGAGAACGGCACCAAGCTGATCGACGCCGTGTTGATCCATTTCGATTCAAGCGGTCGAGTCATTCTGAGACAGGATGCCGCCACGGCTAAGTTGGAAGATGGTTACTGGCAGCTTAACGGTGTCGTCGAGCGCAAGCCTGGCGAAATCCCGTTGCGCAAAGCTTCGGTCCAACTTCGCACCAATCTGAAACAGGATTTCGTCCAGGAGCGGCTGACAGCGCCGGAAACGATTGGTTTCTTTGACCTTTCCAATCGCATTGCGGCGGCCAAGTCCTTCGGCATCTCGACCAAGGCCTTGGAGACGCAATTCAACTCTCTGTTGTCTCAGCCATTGCTGCTGGTGGCCATGACTCTCATTGCTGCAACAGTGTCCCTAAAATTTAGCCGGTTCAACCAATCCCGCTCCGTGATTCTGGGTGGAATCCTGTCAGGCTTCATGCTTTATGTCATCACCGTGCTTGTAAAAGCATTCGGAAGCAGTGGAGTCGTGCCTCCCTTCGTGGCGACCTGGATACCGGTTGTTGTCGCGCTGGCCTTGGGCGCGACTATTTTGCTTCATCAGGAGGACGGCTAG
- a CDS encoding Gfo/Idh/MocA family protein translates to MSPINLAIVGVGKIVRDQHLPSIAKNANFKLVATASRHGTVEGVNSYTTIEAMLDAEPSIDAVSLCMPPQYRYEAAYKALVAGKHVFLEKPPGATLSEVADLEALANKQGASLFASWHSRYAPAVEAAKAFLASTTIKSVHVIWKEDVRHWHPNQDWIWQAGGLGVFDPGINALSIVTHILPRPVFITGAVLEFPENRDAPIAADIHFRDADGLPVHAEFDWRQTGKQSWDIVAETAAGQMVLSEGGAKLSIDGRLTFAEPEQEYPSLYRRFAEIIKAGKSDVDVAPLRHVADAFMLGKRKFVEAFHD, encoded by the coding sequence ATGTCTCCTATCAATCTCGCCATCGTCGGCGTCGGCAAGATCGTCCGCGACCAGCACCTCCCCTCCATCGCCAAGAACGCCAATTTCAAGCTCGTCGCCACGGCAAGCCGTCACGGCACGGTCGAAGGCGTCAACAGCTACACCACGATCGAGGCGATGCTCGACGCAGAGCCTTCGATCGACGCCGTTTCGCTCTGCATGCCGCCGCAATACCGCTACGAGGCCGCTTACAAGGCGCTCGTCGCCGGCAAGCATGTCTTCCTGGAAAAGCCGCCGGGCGCGACGCTGAGCGAAGTGGCCGACCTCGAGGCGCTGGCGAACAAGCAGGGCGCGTCGCTTTTTGCCAGCTGGCATTCGCGTTATGCGCCGGCCGTCGAAGCCGCCAAGGCGTTTCTTGCCTCGACGACGATCAAAAGCGTGCATGTGATCTGGAAGGAGGATGTCCGTCACTGGCATCCTAACCAGGATTGGATCTGGCAGGCCGGCGGCCTCGGCGTTTTCGATCCCGGCATCAATGCGTTGTCGATCGTCACCCATATCCTGCCGCGGCCGGTCTTCATCACCGGGGCTGTGCTGGAATTCCCGGAAAATCGTGATGCGCCGATCGCCGCCGACATTCACTTCCGCGATGCAGACGGCCTGCCCGTTCATGCCGAATTCGACTGGCGCCAGACCGGCAAGCAGAGCTGGGACATCGTCGCGGAAACGGCAGCCGGCCAAATGGTCCTCTCCGAGGGCGGCGCCAAGCTTTCCATCGATGGTAGGCTGACATTCGCCGAACCGGAACAGGAATATCCTTCGCTCTATCGCCGCTTCGCTGAGATCATCAAGGCAGGTAAATCGGATGTCGATGTCGCCCCTCTGCGCCACGTCGCCGACGCCTTCATGCTCGGCAAGCGGAAATTCGTCGAGGCCTTCCACGACTGA
- a CDS encoding leucyl aminopeptidase: MSAKFEISFSKSVKLNGGLAILLKTAEADSAAGAETADPAGVIAKAAKIARFSAKSMATLDIVAPEGAPVERIVVVGIGKVGELTAHDWLKAGGAAASKVKNTDKVAIFIDVPGLETDARAAADFALGMLLRAYSFDAYKTKKNDDEEKSAKSVKVTIVTADATGARKAFSESEAIAGGVNLARDLVNEPPNALGPVEFAARAKELENLGVEVEILTEKEMRRLGMGALLGVAQGSVRPPRLAVMQWKGGKAKDRPVAFVGKGVVFDTGGISIKPAAGMEDMKGDMGGAAAVTGLMHVLAARKAAVNAVGIIGLVENMPDGNAQRPGDIVTSMSGQTIEVINTDAEGRLVLCDALWYCSDRFKPQFMINLATLTGAIVVALGNVHAGLFSNDDQLSAQLTAAGLSTNEKLWRMPLGKDYDKLIDSKFADMKNTGGRQAGSITAAHFLKRFVQDTPWAHLDIAGTAMGSPQDEINQSWGSGFGVRLLDELVRANCESR; this comes from the coding sequence ATGTCAGCAAAGTTCGAAATTTCATTCTCGAAGTCGGTTAAGCTCAATGGCGGACTCGCGATTCTGTTGAAAACTGCGGAGGCCGACAGCGCCGCAGGCGCCGAAACGGCCGATCCGGCAGGCGTCATCGCCAAGGCTGCCAAGATCGCTCGATTCTCCGCTAAATCAATGGCCACGCTTGATATTGTCGCTCCGGAAGGAGCGCCCGTCGAGCGCATCGTCGTCGTCGGAATTGGCAAGGTCGGCGAACTTACCGCTCACGACTGGCTGAAAGCCGGCGGCGCCGCGGCGTCGAAAGTCAAGAATACCGACAAGGTCGCCATCTTCATCGACGTGCCCGGCCTCGAGACGGACGCACGCGCCGCTGCCGATTTCGCGCTCGGCATGCTGCTGCGCGCCTATAGCTTCGATGCCTATAAAACAAAGAAGAATGATGACGAGGAGAAGTCGGCAAAATCCGTCAAGGTGACGATCGTCACCGCCGATGCGACCGGCGCCCGGAAGGCATTTTCCGAATCCGAAGCGATCGCCGGCGGCGTCAATCTCGCCCGTGACCTCGTCAATGAACCGCCGAACGCGCTGGGACCCGTTGAGTTCGCCGCCAGGGCAAAGGAACTGGAAAATCTCGGCGTCGAGGTGGAAATTCTGACCGAGAAGGAGATGCGCCGTCTCGGCATGGGCGCGCTGCTTGGCGTCGCGCAGGGCTCCGTGCGCCCGCCGCGTCTGGCGGTCATGCAGTGGAAGGGCGGTAAAGCCAAGGACCGTCCCGTCGCCTTCGTCGGCAAGGGCGTCGTCTTCGACACCGGCGGCATTTCGATCAAACCGGCCGCCGGCATGGAGGATATGAAGGGGGATATGGGCGGTGCCGCCGCCGTGACCGGCCTGATGCACGTGCTCGCCGCCCGCAAGGCCGCCGTCAACGCCGTCGGCATCATCGGCCTGGTCGAGAACATGCCCGATGGCAACGCCCAGCGTCCGGGCGACATCGTCACCTCAATGTCCGGCCAGACGATCGAGGTGATCAACACCGATGCCGAAGGCCGCCTCGTGCTCTGCGATGCTCTCTGGTATTGCAGTGATCGCTTCAAGCCGCAGTTCATGATCAATCTGGCCACCCTGACCGGCGCAATCGTCGTGGCGCTCGGCAATGTGCACGCCGGCCTGTTCTCCAATGATGACCAGCTTTCCGCCCAGTTGACGGCAGCCGGCCTTTCGACCAACGAGAAACTCTGGCGCATGCCGCTCGGCAAGGACTATGACAAGCTGATCGACAGCAAATTCGCCGACATGAAGAACACCGGCGGCCGCCAGGCCGGTTCGATCACGGCGGCGCATTTCCTCAAGCGTTTCGTGCAGGACACGCCCTGGGCGCACCTCGACATTGCCGGTACGGCGATGGGATCGCCGCAGGATGAGATCAACCAGTCCTGGGGTTCCGGTTTCGGCGTGCGCCTGCTCGACGAGCTCGTTCGCGCCAATTGTGAATCCCGATGA
- a CDS encoding SurA N-terminal domain-containing protein, translating into MIDAKKAITAFLAGAAIALLTGLAGPALAASGVQAVVNGTAITSGDVAKRQAFLRLQHTKADAKTATEQLIDETLKRQEVARVHMSVSQQDVDASFARFSAGNKLSVEQMSQILDRAGVGVDHFKGFIAVQMSWPRVVNARYGSTSRLSNYDLVSRMMQNNKQKPVTTEYMLQQIIFVIPEAKRGAITGKRKGEAEASRSKFPGCDQAKTFAATMRDVSVRDLGRMLAPEIPPDWKSLVEQAKGNTTGTRVTEKGVEYLAICSQRQVSDDQAAEMVFRQEDLDKSKAGKNGPPENENSKKYLDELRKKAQIAYR; encoded by the coding sequence ATGATTGACGCGAAAAAAGCCATAACCGCCTTTCTCGCCGGCGCAGCGATTGCCTTGCTGACGGGCCTTGCCGGCCCGGCGCTTGCAGCAAGCGGAGTCCAGGCCGTGGTGAACGGCACAGCCATCACCAGCGGCGATGTCGCCAAGCGTCAGGCCTTCCTGCGCCTGCAGCATACCAAGGCCGACGCCAAGACCGCTACGGAGCAATTGATCGACGAGACGCTCAAGCGCCAGGAGGTCGCCCGCGTCCATATGTCGGTTTCGCAGCAGGATGTCGATGCGTCTTTCGCGCGCTTTTCGGCCGGCAACAAACTTTCCGTCGAACAGATGTCGCAGATCCTCGATCGCGCCGGCGTTGGCGTCGATCATTTCAAAGGCTTCATTGCTGTGCAGATGAGCTGGCCGCGCGTCGTCAATGCGCGCTACGGCTCGACCTCGCGGCTGTCGAACTATGATCTCGTCTCGCGCATGATGCAGAACAACAAGCAAAAGCCGGTGACGACGGAATATATGCTGCAGCAGATCATCTTCGTCATTCCCGAGGCCAAGCGTGGCGCCATCACCGGCAAGCGCAAGGGCGAGGCCGAGGCATCGCGCTCGAAATTCCCCGGCTGCGATCAGGCAAAGACCTTTGCCGCAACGATGCGCGATGTTTCCGTGCGCGATCTCGGCCGCATGCTCGCTCCGGAGATCCCGCCGGACTGGAAGTCTCTGGTCGAGCAGGCCAAGGGCAACACGACAGGCACCCGCGTCACCGAGAAGGGCGTCGAATATCTGGCAATCTGCAGCCAGCGCCAGGTCTCCGACGACCAGGCGGCCGAAATGGTCTTCCGCCAGGAGGATCTCGACAAGTCCAAGGCCGGCAAGAATGGCCCGCCGGAAAACGAAAACAGCAAGAAATACCTGGACGAACTGCGCAAGAAGGCGCAGATCGCCTATCGCTGA
- a CDS encoding LptF/LptG family permease: MKLLETYILRRVGQMFLVALLPVLAIIWTTQVLQRINLVTDSGQSIGSFAKLATMILPSIIPVVLPFALVIAITQTLTTMNNDSELTVIDAAGARRTILVRPILLLAAVISVFSFFVDNIVEPRAKTVARQMIAETYADLLSSVIEEKTFRKLDEGLYVQISQRLAGRMLKGLFVADERDPAYELIYYAKEGAVDDTGTTLIMHDGEVHRKTPDGNVSVINFDSYSFDLSDMTESRGQATLKASDRDLWFLFNPDPNDKDYTIRPQSYRAELHRRLTDWILPVVFALFSLAIAGDARSHREARLHPMVSALGYAFALRWAAFYAANQIDTDPEYIAVLYALPIVSSIVSIIFLGLHKRLVMPSFVWDRISVSWRRMQERLLTATSRSGGGAAQ, translated from the coding sequence ATGAAACTACTCGAGACATACATATTGCGGCGCGTCGGCCAGATGTTTCTCGTGGCGCTCCTGCCGGTGCTGGCGATCATTTGGACGACACAGGTCCTGCAGCGCATCAATCTCGTCACCGACAGCGGCCAGTCGATCGGTTCGTTCGCCAAGCTGGCGACGATGATCCTGCCGTCGATCATTCCCGTGGTGCTGCCCTTCGCCCTCGTCATCGCCATCACCCAGACGCTGACGACGATGAACAACGATTCCGAGCTGACCGTCATCGACGCGGCGGGGGCACGGCGCACCATTCTGGTCCGGCCGATCCTGCTGCTTGCCGCCGTCATCAGCGTCTTTTCCTTTTTCGTCGACAACATCGTCGAGCCACGGGCAAAGACGGTGGCGCGTCAGATGATCGCCGAAACCTACGCCGATCTCCTTTCGTCGGTGATCGAGGAAAAGACCTTCCGCAAGCTCGACGAGGGTCTCTATGTGCAGATCTCGCAGCGCCTGGCGGGCCGGATGCTGAAGGGCCTGTTCGTCGCCGACGAGCGGGACCCGGCCTACGAGCTCATCTATTACGCCAAGGAGGGCGCCGTCGACGACACCGGCACGACGCTGATCATGCACGACGGCGAGGTGCATCGCAAAACGCCCGACGGCAACGTCTCGGTCATCAATTTCGATTCCTATTCCTTCGACCTCTCCGACATGACGGAGAGCCGCGGTCAGGCGACGCTGAAAGCCAGCGACCGTGACCTGTGGTTCCTGTTCAATCCGGATCCGAACGACAAGGACTATACGATCCGCCCGCAGAGCTACCGCGCCGAACTGCATCGACGGCTGACGGACTGGATCCTTCCTGTTGTGTTTGCCCTGTTCTCGCTGGCGATCGCCGGCGACGCCCGCTCGCACCGCGAAGCGCGGCTGCATCCGATGGTGAGCGCCCTCGGCTATGCTTTCGCACTACGGTGGGCTGCCTTCTACGCGGCAAACCAGATCGACACCGATCCGGAATATATCGCGGTTCTCTACGCTCTCCCGATCGTCAGCAGCATCGTCTCGATCATCTTCCTCGGCTTGCACAAGCGATTGGTCATGCCTTCGTTCGTCTGGGACCGGATATCGGTTTCCTGGAGACGCATGCAGGAAAGACTGCTTACCGCGACCAGCAGGTCCGGCGGGGGCGCGGCCCAATGA
- a CDS encoding LPS-assembly protein LptD, whose product MAVGDRKYFSKQSVALLVGAALCSYFGSVPASHGQASAPEQNIQNKIPESAKLLLSANELVYNRDADLVSAVGGVQINYGGYKMVAQKVEYNQKTGRMMAMGNVELVSPDGNRIYADNLDVTDNFADGFLNSLRVETSDNTRIVAESGERVGGTKMILNKGVYTACLPCAEDPKRAPFWQVKAKRVIQNGETHTIRLERARFELLGYPIAFVPFIEVPDNTVKRKSGFLFPTMSLSQNLGFGLSIPYYYVISPSMDATVTTTGYTAQGFLVEGEFRQRFENGTHILRVAGIDQAKPGNFSSGTSDAEAEQRGMVASKAEFRINPRWTFGWDVMVQSDNNFSKTYKLRGLSGTDRTNQIYLTGLGKRNYFDMRAFYFDVQDADRTNTAEKQQAIVYPALDYHYVAPQPLAGGELSADVNLTNISRTHDDFYTVDGFDRFRGLKGQTSRLTAELQWKRTYVTPTGLVITPLLAARGDAFALNMNDPTGYAGNYLDDESATRSMLTAGLEMRYPILMTTDNSTHILEPIVQIYARPDEQLAGRLPNEDAQSFVFDATSLFDRDKFSGYDRVEGGTRANVGFQYTGTFDSGYKLHGIFGQSYQLAGQNSFATDDLVNVGADSGLETDRSDYVGLGGVETPYGVSVAASYRLDEKDFEFRRGDLTTGYQNDTFQTQVTYTHLSAQPAYGFAEDNDEIQTSSKVKFKDYWSIFGGIAWDLNNDVISRRTLGLSYEDECTIFTIAYTDSRDSDDESASDWTIGARLTFRTLGDIKIGSDTLSN is encoded by the coding sequence GTGGCGGTAGGCGACCGCAAGTATTTTAGTAAACAATCGGTTGCCCTGCTTGTCGGTGCGGCTCTATGTTCCTATTTCGGCAGCGTCCCGGCCTCCCACGGCCAGGCCAGCGCGCCTGAGCAAAATATTCAGAACAAGATTCCCGAAAGCGCCAAATTGCTGCTTTCGGCCAATGAACTCGTCTATAATCGTGACGCCGACCTCGTCTCGGCGGTCGGCGGCGTGCAGATCAACTATGGCGGCTACAAAATGGTCGCGCAGAAGGTCGAGTACAATCAGAAGACCGGCCGGATGATGGCGATGGGCAATGTCGAGCTCGTCAGCCCGGACGGCAACCGCATCTATGCCGACAACCTTGACGTGACCGACAATTTTGCCGACGGGTTCCTGAACTCGCTGCGCGTCGAAACCTCCGACAATACGCGTATCGTCGCCGAAAGCGGCGAGCGTGTCGGCGGCACCAAGATGATTCTCAATAAGGGCGTCTACACCGCCTGCCTTCCCTGCGCCGAAGACCCGAAACGTGCACCCTTCTGGCAGGTCAAGGCCAAACGCGTGATCCAGAACGGCGAGACCCACACGATCCGTCTGGAGCGAGCCCGCTTCGAGTTGCTCGGCTACCCGATTGCCTTCGTGCCGTTCATCGAAGTTCCCGACAATACGGTGAAGCGCAAGTCCGGCTTCCTGTTCCCGACGATGAGCCTGTCGCAAAATCTCGGCTTCGGTCTTTCCATTCCTTATTATTACGTGATCTCGCCGAGTATGGATGCGACGGTCACCACAACCGGCTATACGGCCCAGGGCTTCCTCGTTGAAGGCGAATTCCGTCAGCGCTTCGAGAACGGCACGCATATCCTGCGCGTCGCCGGTATCGACCAGGCAAAACCCGGCAATTTCAGCTCGGGCACCAGCGATGCCGAAGCCGAGCAGCGCGGCATGGTGGCGTCAAAGGCGGAGTTCCGCATCAATCCGCGCTGGACGTTCGGCTGGGACGTCATGGTGCAGAGCGACAATAATTTCTCGAAAACCTATAAACTCCGCGGCTTGAGCGGCACCGATCGCACGAACCAGATCTACCTGACGGGGCTTGGGAAACGGAATTATTTCGACATGCGGGCGTTTTATTTCGACGTCCAGGATGCCGATCGGACGAACACGGCCGAAAAGCAGCAGGCCATCGTCTATCCCGCGCTTGATTACCACTATGTCGCGCCTCAGCCGCTTGCAGGCGGCGAACTTTCCGCGGACGTCAACCTGACGAATATTTCGCGCACACACGACGACTTCTATACCGTCGACGGATTCGACCGCTTCCGCGGCCTGAAGGGCCAGACTTCGCGTCTGACGGCCGAACTTCAATGGAAACGCACCTACGTCACGCCGACCGGCTTGGTGATCACCCCGCTTCTGGCCGCGCGCGGCGATGCTTTCGCGCTGAACATGAACGACCCGACCGGTTACGCGGGCAATTATCTTGACGACGAATCCGCCACCCGCTCGATGCTCACCGCCGGGCTGGAGATGCGGTACCCGATCCTGATGACGACTGATAACAGCACGCATATTCTGGAGCCGATCGTCCAGATCTATGCGCGCCCCGACGAGCAGCTTGCCGGCCGGCTGCCAAACGAGGATGCACAAAGTTTTGTCTTCGATGCCACCTCGCTCTTCGACCGCGATAAGTTCTCTGGTTACGACCGCGTCGAGGGCGGCACCCGCGCCAATGTCGGGTTCCAGTATACCGGGACGTTCGACAGCGGTTACAAGCTGCACGGCATTTTCGGCCAGTCATATCAGCTCGCCGGCCAGAACTCGTTCGCGACCGATGACCTCGTCAATGTCGGCGCGGATTCGGGCCTCGAAACAGACCGCTCCGATTATGTCGGCCTCGGCGGCGTCGAAACACCCTACGGTGTTTCCGTTGCGGCCTCCTACCGGCTCGACGAGAAAGATTTCGAGTTTCGCCGTGGCGACCTGACGACAGGCTACCAGAACGACACCTTCCAGACGCAGGTGACCTACACCCATCTCAGCGCTCAGCCCGCCTATGGCTTCGCCGAGGACAATGACGAGATCCAGACCAGCAGCAAGGTCAAGTTCAAGGACTACTGGTCGATCTTCGGCGGCATCGCATGGGATCTGAACAACGATGTGATCAGCCGCCGGACACTCGGCCTTTCCTATGAGGACGAATGCACGATCTTCACGATCGCCTACACGGATAGCAGGGATTCCGACGACGAGTCGGCAAGCGACTGGACGATCGGCGCGCGACTGACGTTCCGCACGCTCGGCGACATCAAAATCGGCTCCGACACTCTCTCCAACTAG
- the lpxF gene encoding lipid A 4'-phosphatase: MTAFSKHRWRGPVIRRPKTTFGAFLLLFWTWWALLAVFRAFPGIDIYFSQLFFLGTDCDATAAAGSICGGFPYRDSGNFDLLRTIFFRLPYVVAIVMAWKLIECYQQHGATFNAERARKLKVGLGALLIGPVLLVNVILKEHWGRPRPVQTDIFGGALHFVEAGSLAGKCVSNCSFVSGEAASAGWLFCLLLFVPKSLRYALVPPVAAISILTPAMRLSFGAHYLSDVTLGWLSSLVVFAALLALTESQQHQKNSEI, from the coding sequence TTGACCGCTTTTTCCAAACATCGATGGCGGGGCCCGGTGATCCGCCGGCCCAAAACGACTTTCGGTGCATTCCTGCTGCTGTTCTGGACGTGGTGGGCACTGCTTGCCGTCTTCCGCGCCTTCCCCGGAATAGACATCTATTTTTCCCAGCTTTTTTTTCTGGGCACCGATTGTGATGCGACCGCCGCTGCCGGAAGCATCTGCGGCGGTTTTCCCTATCGCGACTCGGGCAATTTCGACCTGCTGCGCACCATCTTCTTCCGCCTCCCCTATGTCGTGGCGATCGTGATGGCGTGGAAACTCATCGAATGTTACCAGCAGCACGGCGCGACCTTCAACGCCGAGCGGGCGCGCAAGCTCAAAGTTGGCCTCGGAGCGCTGCTGATCGGGCCGGTGCTGCTCGTCAATGTCATCCTGAAGGAACATTGGGGCCGGCCGCGGCCGGTGCAGACGGATATTTTCGGCGGCGCGCTGCATTTCGTCGAGGCGGGTTCGCTTGCCGGCAAATGCGTGTCGAATTGTTCCTTCGTCTCTGGCGAGGCGGCGAGCGCCGGCTGGCTGTTCTGCCTGTTGCTCTTCGTTCCGAAATCGCTGCGCTATGCGCTGGTGCCGCCCGTTGCCGCGATCTCAATCCTGACGCCGGCCATGCGGCTGTCCTTTGGCGCGCACTATCTCTCCGACGTCACGCTCGGATGGCTCTCCTCGCTTGTGGTCTTCGCAGCGCTGCTGGCGTTAACTGAGTCGCAACAGCACCAAAAAAATTCTGAAATTTGA
- a CDS encoding DNA polymerase III subunit chi, with amino-acid sequence MTDILFYHLTETRLEDALPPLLDKSIERGWRVVVQTSEAARRDALDAHLWTFREESFLPHGTDTADFAENQPVLLTVTSDNANAATVRFIVDGAEPPPADAYERVVFMFDGHDQEQLEAARAQWKKLRGEGHNLTYWQQTPEGRWEKKA; translated from the coding sequence ATGACCGACATTCTCTTCTATCATCTGACCGAAACCAGGCTGGAAGACGCGCTTCCGCCGCTCCTCGACAAAAGCATCGAGCGCGGCTGGCGCGTCGTCGTCCAGACGAGCGAGGCTGCGCGGCGCGATGCACTCGATGCGCATCTCTGGACCTTTCGCGAGGAGAGTTTCCTGCCGCATGGTACCGATACAGCTGATTTCGCTGAAAACCAGCCGGTGCTTTTGACGGTCACGTCGGACAACGCCAATGCGGCGACGGTGCGTTTCATCGTCGACGGCGCCGAGCCGCCGCCGGCCGATGCCTATGAGCGCGTCGTCTTCATGTTCGACGGCCACGATCAGGAGCAGTTGGAAGCTGCCCGCGCCCAATGGAAGAAGCTGAGAGGCGAGGGGCATAACCTCACCTATTGGCAGCAGACGCCGGAAGGGCGGTGGGAAAAGAAGGCTTGA